The following coding sequences are from one Polyodon spathula isolate WHYD16114869_AA chromosome 7, ASM1765450v1, whole genome shotgun sequence window:
- the LOC121318158 gene encoding striatin-interacting proteins 2-like translates to MQAAQMEGSNNNNNSSKHKVLPKVKEFFKNQRKESEGSVDSPSLEFEYGDTDSITAELSELYSYTEEPEFALNRDCFEEDFRTQVKDKRWIELDIPDQKAYVMRLLDALEVTNRDKRLKVSRAILYLVQGVFGECDCELDVLYWSRQNTFLLYEMGIFTALLELLSMEIDNNQACSSAVRKPAISLADSTELRVLLSSMYLMVETIRLETEDEKTEWQSVRETFRTELSTQVYNGEPFALLLFTMVTKFCSMNSPHFPIKKVLLLLWKTLLFTLGGFEDLQAKKVKTREALCLPPLPENSIKVVRSMRAASPPASAMELFEQQRRGRSSRRPLVKQDSLDSYNERDPFKNDEARDDEEDNDDADSGIEGEVGHLDRDVIIQPPPPPPPLRPPSERVSLPRGLPWATKVREKDIEHFLETSRNKFIGFTLGNDIDTLVGLPRPIHESVKTLKQHKYISIAEVQIKKEDELQQCPMTLGEEEVEESPIEILYQGMLSNLSQYVIALLKLLLAAAPTSKAKTDSINILADVLPEEMPITVLQSMKLGIDVNRHKEIIVKAISGLLLLLLKHFKLNHIYQFEYVSQHLVFANCIPLILKFFNQNIMSYISAKNSVCVLDFPHCVVHELPELTAESLEAGANNQFCWRNLFSCINLLRILNKLTKWKHSRTMMLVVFKSAPILKRSLKVKQAMMQLYVLKLLKIQTKYLGRQWRKSNTKTMSAIYQKVRHRLNDDWAYGNDIDARPWDFQAEECALRESIEKFNSRRYDKNQNTDFTPVDNCLQSVLGQRMELPEDFHFSYEMWLEREVFSQPIQWEELLHTE, encoded by the exons ATGCAAGCTGCCCAAATGGAAGGGTcgaacaataacaataacagcagTAAACACAAAGTCCTGCCTAAAGTCAAAGAATTCTTCAAGAACCAGCGGAAAGAATCCGAG GGTTCTGTGGACTCCCCAAGCCTGGAGTTTGAATATGGAGACACTGACAGCATCACTGCAGAGCTTTCAG AACTTTACAGCTACACCGAAGAACCTGAATTTGCCTTAAACAGAGATTGTTTTGAAGAAGATTTCAGGACGCAAG TAAAAGACAAGAGATGGATAGAACTGGACATTCCAGATCAGAAGGCGTACGTGATGAGGCTGCTGGATGCACTGGAGGTTACTAATAGAGATAAAAGGCTGAAGGTGTCAAGGGCCATTCTCTATCTAGTACAAG GTGTGTTTGGTGAGTGCGATTGTGAACTGGACGTGCTCTATTGGTCTCGTCAGAACACCTTCCTTCTCTATGAAATGGGGATCTTCACTGCCCTCTTAGAGCTGCTCAGCATGGAAATAGA TAATAACCAGGCTTGCAGCAGTGCAGTGAGGAAGCCAGCTATTTCTCTAGCAGACAGCACAGAGCTCAG AGTCCTCTTGAGCAGCATGTACCTCATGGTGGAAACCATTCGCCTGGAGACTGAAGATGAGAAGACAGAGTGGCAGTCTGTCAGAGAGACCTTCAGAACAGAACTGA GTACCCAGGTGTACAATGGAGAACCTTTTGCTCTGCTTCTCTTTACAATGGTTACCAAGTTCTGCAGCATGAACTCTCCTCACTTCCCCATTAAGAAGGTCCTTCTCCTCCTCTGGAAGACATTGCTG tttactCTCGGTGGCTTTGAGGACCTGCAAGCCAAGAAGGTAAAGACCCGGGAGGCGCTGTGCCTGCCTCCCCTCCCTGAGAACAGTATCAAGGTAGTGCGGAGCATGAGGGCAGCCTCCCCTCCGGCCTCCGCCATGGAGCTCTTCGAGCAGCAAAGACGGGGGCGCAGCAGCCGCAGG CCCTTGGTGAAACAGGACAGCCTGGACAGCTATAATGAGCGCGACCCATTCAAGAACGACGAAGCGCGGGATGATGAGGAGGACAACGACGATGCAGACAGCGGGATTGAGGGTGAGGTGGGTCATCTGGACAGAGACGTCATCATccagccccctccccctccccctcccctcagaCCTCCCTCAGAGAGAGTGTCCTTGCCCAGAGGGCTGCCTTGGGCAACCAAAGTCAG agaaaaGGATATTGAACACTTTTTGGAAACAAGCAGAAACAAATTCATTGGCTTCACCCTGGGAAA tgatatTGACACCCTGGTGGGGTTGCCGAGACCCATCCATGAAAGTGTGAAAACGCTCAAACAG CACAAGTACATCTCCATTGCAGAGGTCCAGATCAAGAAAGAGGATGAATTACAGCAGTGTCCAATGACCTTG GGAGAAGAAGAGGTAGAAGAGAGCCCAATTGAAATTCTTTACCAGGGAATGTTATCCAACCTGTCTCAGTATGTG ATTGCCCTGTTGAAACTTCTGCTTGCTGCAGCCCCTACCTCAAAGGCCAAGACAGACTCTATCAACATCCTGGCTGATGTGTTACCTGAAGAAATGCC CATCACCGTCCTGCAAAGCATGAAGCTGGGAATTGATGTGAACAGGCATAAGGAAATTATTGTCAAGGCCATATCTGggctcctcctgctgctgctaaAGCACTTTAAACTCAACCATATCTACCAG TTTGAATATGTCTCCCAGCACTTGGTGTTTGCCAACTGTATACCTTTAATACTGAAGTTTTTCAACCAGAACATCATGTCTTACATCAGTGCCAAAAACAG TGTCTGTGTTCTGGATTTCCCACATTGTGTCGTTCATGAGCTGCCTGAGTTAACTGCTGAAAGCCTG GAAGCTGGAGCCAACAACCAGTTCTGCTGGCGGAACCTCTTCTCTTGCATCAACCTGCTGCGGATTCTAAACAAGCTAACTAAATGGAAACATTCAAGGACAATG ATGCTGGTGGTATTTAAATCCGCTCCAATCCTGAAACGTTCCCTGAAGGTAAAGCAGGCGATGATGCAGCTGTATGTTTTGAAACTGTTGAAAATCCAGACCAAATACCTTGGGCGTCAGTGGAGAAAGAGCAACACGAAAACCATGTCTGCCATCTATCAGAAAGTACGCCATCGCCTCAATGATGACTGGGCATATGGAAATG ATATTGATGCCCGTCCCTGGGATTTCCAAGCTGAGGAGTGTGCGCTGAGAGAGAGCATTGAAAAGTTCAACAGCCGCAGATACGACAAGAACCAGAACACAGACTTCACCCCGGTCGATAACTGTTTGCAGAGTGTGCTGGGACAGAGAATGGAGCTCCCGGAGGACTTCCATTTCAGCTATGAAATGTGGTTGGAGAGGGAAGTTTTCTCACAGCCAATCCAATGGGAAGAGCTCCTGCATACAGAATAA